One genomic segment of Tripterygium wilfordii isolate XIE 37 chromosome 9, ASM1340144v1, whole genome shotgun sequence includes these proteins:
- the LOC120005499 gene encoding subtilisin-like protease SBT2.2, translating to MRRSISWLYLVVVLCLGIIVGTLCQDFSDDETSAIYIVTLKQPPAAHYFGEELKTRTRGFKHAGSGRLTRWDKPRNTSRTDRRSGSYIARVHDSLLRRVLRGEKYLKLYSYHYLINGFAILVTPQQVEKLSRRKEVANVVLDFSVRTATTHTPQFLGLPQGAWVQEGGYETAGEGIVIGLVDTGIDPTHPSFADDISDRSYPVPSHFSGNCEVTREFPSGSCNRKLIGARHFAASAITRGIFNSTKDYASPFDGDGHGTHTASVASGNHGIPVVVAGHHFGNASGMAPRSHIAVYKALYKSFGGFAADVVAAIDQAAQDGVDIVNLSITPNRRPPGIATFFNPIDMALLSAVKAGIFVVQAAGNTGPSPKSIASFSPWIFTVGAASHDRTYTNSIVLGNNVTIHGVGLAPGTHKDKMYTLISALDALNNETTIADDMYVGECQDSSGFDKNMVQGNLLICSYSIRFVLGLSTIQQASETAKNLSATGVVFYMDPFVIGFQLNPTPIKMPGIIIPSPDDSKILLQYYNSSLEKEGHTKKIVRFGAVASISGGLKANYSVSAPKVMYYSARGPDPEDSFLDDADILKPNLIAPGNLIWAAWSSLGTDSFEFQGESFAMISGTSMAAPHVAGLAALIKQKFPSFTPAAIGSALSTTASLHDKSGGPIMAQRAYANPDQNQSPATPFDMGSGFVNATAALDPGLIFYASYDVYMSFLCGINGSAPVVLNYTRQNCWVYNSTISGADLNLPSITIAKLNQSKTIQRVVTNIACNESYVVGWSAPYGVSVKVSPTHFFIGSMEKQVLNVTLNATLSSSAASYGRIGLFGNQGHVINIPLSVILKISANSTNSN from the exons ATGAGGAGGAGTATTAGTTGGTTGTATTTAGTGGTGGTGCTTTGCTTGGGAATTATAGTGGGGACTCTATGTCAGGATTTCTCAGATGATGAAACTTCTGCTATTTACATTGTCACTCTTAAACAACCTCCTGCTGCACATTACTTTGGAGAAGAGCTCAAGACGAGAACCCGTGGGTTCAAACACGCTGGTTCTGGGAGACTGACCAGATGGGACAAACCAAG GAATACATCAAGAACTGATAGGAGGTCTGGTTCGTATATCGCTCGAGTTCATGATTCATTACTGAGGAGGGTATTGAGGGGGGAGAAATATCTGAAGCTGTACAGTTATCACTACTTGATCAACGGATTTGCAATTCTTGTTACCCCACAGCAG GTAGAGAAGCTTTCAAGGAGGAAAGAAGTGGCAAATGTGGTTTTGGATTTCTCTGTTAGAACTGCAACCACCCATACTCCTCAGTTTCTGGGTCTTCCGCAAGGGGCATGGGTACAGGAAGGCGGATATGAAACTGCTGGAGAAGGAATTGTGATTGGTTTGGTTGATACTGGGATTGATCCTACTCACCCTAGCTTTGCAGATGATATATCTGATCGCTCTTACCCAGTCCCTTCTCACTTTTCTGGTAACTGTGAGGTCACACGGGAGTTTCCATCTGGCTCATGCAATAGGAAGCTTATTGGAGCTCGGCACTTTGCGGCATCTGCTATAACCAGAGGAATATTCAATTCTACCAAGGATTATGCATCGCCATTTGATGGTGATGGCCATGGCAC GCACACCGCTTCTGTAGCTTCAGGAAACCATGGAATTCCAGTGGTAGTTGCTGGGCATCACTTTGGAAATGCAAGCGGGATGGCTCCTCGTTCACA TATAGCTGTATACAAGGCATTATACAAGAGTTTTGGAGGGTTTGCTGCAGATGTTGTTGCTGCTATAGATCAG GCAGCACAGGATGGGGTTGACATTGTAAACTTATCTATTACACCCAACAGACGCCCTCCTGGTATTGCAACATTTTTTAATCCCATAGACATGGCTTTGCTATCAGCTGTAAAGGCTGGCATCTTTGTTGTGCAAGCAGCTGGCAATACTGGACCATCGCCTAAGAGCATTGCTTCCTTCAGTCCCTGGATCTTCACAGTTGGTGCTGCCTCACATGACAGAACATATACTAACTCTATAGTCCTTGGCAACAATGTAACCATTCACGGGGTTGGACTTGCAC CGGGAACACACAAAGATAAAATGTACACGCTTATTTCTGCACTTGATGCTCTGAACAATGAAACAACAATTGCTGATGATATGTATGTGGGTGAATGCCAAGACTCCAGTGGATTTGATAAGAATATGGTCCAGGGAAACCTCTTAATCTGTAGCTATTCAATTCGGTTTGTGCTTGGCCTCTCCACCATCCAACAGGCTTCAGAAACAGCCAAAAACCTCAGTGCAACTGGTGTAGTGTTCTACATGGATCCTTTTGTTATTGGTTTTCAGCTTAATCCAACTCCAATCAAAATGCCCGGCATTATTATTCCATCCCCAGATGATTCCAAG ATTCTACTTCAATACTACAATTCTTCTTTGGAGAAGGAGGGACATACAAAGAAAATTGTCAGATTTGGGGCAGTTGCAAGCATTTCAGGAGGACTTAAAGCGAACTACAGTGTCTCTGCTCCAAAGGTAATGTATTATTCTGCTAGAGGGCCAGATCCTGAAGACAGTTTTCTCGATGATGCCGACATCTTGAAACCAAACTTAATTGCTCCTGGAAATCTTATATGGGCTGCTTGGAGCTCGCTTGGTACAGACTCATTTGAATTCCAAG GTGAGAGCTTTGCAATGATCTCTGGAACAAGTATGGCCGCTCCTCATGTTGCTGGGCTTGCTGCGCTGATAAAGCAAAAGTTTCCCAGTTTCACTCCTGCTGCCATTGGTTCTGCACTCTCTACAACTGCTTCTCTACACGACAAGAGTGGTGGACCAATAATGGCTCAGCGTGCCTATGCCAATCCTGATCAGAATCAATCTCCCGCAACACCGTTTGACATGGGCAGTGGTTTTGTGAATGCAACTGCTGCTCTTGATCCTGGTCTCATTTTTTATGCAA GTTATGATGTCTACATGTCGTTTCTTTGTGGCATTAATGGATCTGCTCCTGTGGTCTTGAACTACACTCGCCAGAACTGTTGGGTTTATAATTCAACCATTAGTGGTGCAGACCTGAACTTGCCTTCGATCACAATTGCGAAGCTGAATCAGTCTAAAACAATCCAAAGAGTAGTGACTAACATTGCCTGCAATGAGAGTTACGTTGTTGGATGGAGTGCTCCTTATGGGGTGTCTGTCAAGGTGAGTCCTACTCATTTCTTCATTGGAAGTATGGAGAAGCAGGTATTGAATGTTACTCTTAACGCAACACTTAGCAGCTCGGCTGCTAGCTACGGAAGGATAGGGCTTTTTGGAAATCAAGGTCATGTTATCAACATTCCATTGTCAGTTATTTTGAAAATCTCCGCAAATAGCACTAACAGTAACTGA
- the LOC120005498 gene encoding lysine-specific demethylase JMJ18-like yields MEQFKLAAESHIKEEPSSKHNMIGDNSFECPGSPRNQEIMARWDPSGACRPIIDEAPVFYPSVEEFKDALGYISKIRTQAESFGICRIVPPSYWTPPCPLKEEDTWRHAKFSTRTQQVDLLQNREPMKKKCRGRKRKRRRNSRMGSIRRHANYGSKENVACESDEKFGFHSGSDFTLEEFQKYASYLKECYFGMKDTKEDPVSRGIDQKKWEPSVEDIEGEYWRIIERPTDEVEVYYGADLETGKFGSGFPKASSMVTGSDSDPYVVSGWNLNKLPRQPGSVLCFEESDISGVLVPWLYVGMCFSSFCWHVEDHHLYSLNYHHWGDPKIWYGVPGSHASSLEDAMKKHLPYLFEEQPHLLHELVTQLSPSVLKAEGVPVYRAVQHSGEFVLTFPRAYHSGFNCGFNCAEAVNVAPVDWLAHGQHAVELYSEQRRKTSISHDKLLLGSAQEAVKALWELSVLGRETTVSLGWKSVCGKDGMLTRAVKRRVQMEEERVKCLPAHVKFLKMEKDFDLESERECFWCYYDLHLSATSCRCSADQFACLKHANLLCSCDVKHRYVLLRYTVDELNTLVEALEGSLDALKVWASENPGMISVNEKGVPADKLDAKRESFRHEKQSLSCSPVVQDVMETSAPICSSSNVLSEEVQSALQTSSASHVTIDSHVSTSNNDLVKGEEVKAGKLGCPDLNLDVDSADHESGVLHVSESCDNKAISKEIPMSVCKQKKICSSNSTKQIDIIVLDCDLNSSESHERNRNLSSFSGVVRHGCSNGGKKLFGVDLLVPIENSVASSNKLLRSDVVNISDVKVADQSYLVGRLDFSVVPLNFGSVMSGKPWCNSQAIFPKGFKSRIKYFSVHNPAKVCSYISEVLDAGFLGPLFKVTLEEHPNESFTAASAEKCWEMVLQQVNKEIVRRKNSWERDLPPLQAVQSINGLEMFGFLSPPIIAAIEALDPGHLSSRYWQDRIATSSGSSAVNHHLSDRLFSAVQKDAKLFGFHLTKAGPNNPALKDEHLVGENKRLALQQLFRKANPEELKIMHKIFCSEARSAEWRAAYRTLTEEMEKRRR; encoded by the exons ATGGAACAGTTCAAATTGGCTGCAGAATCTCATATTAAGGAG GAGCCTTCATCAAAACACAATATGATAGGCGACAATTCTTTTGAGTGCCCGGGAAGTCCTCGAAATCAAGAG ATAATGGCTAGATGGGATCCATCTGGAGCTTGCAGGCCCATCATTGATGAAGCTCCTGTGTTTTATCCGTCGGTTGAG GAGTTTAAAGATGCACTTGGTTACATATCAAAGATACGTACACAAGCAGAATCATTTGGTATATGTCGGATTGTCCCTCCATCTTACTGGACTCCACCTTGCCCTCTTAAGGAGGAAGATACCTGGAGACATGCTAAATTTTCTACTAGAACTCAGCAGGTTGATTTGCTTCAAAACAGGGAGCCCATGAAAAAGAAGTGTAGAGGCCGGAAGCGAAAACGGAGGAGGAACTCAAGAATGGGAAGCATAAGAAGACATGCCAACTATGGTAGTAAAGAAAATGTTGCCTGTGAATCTGATGAGAAGTTTGGATTCCATTCAGGATCAGACTTCACACTTGAAGAATTTCAGAAATATGCCAGTTATTTAAAAGAGTGTTACTTTGGAATGAAGGACACTAAGGAAGATCCAGTGTCTCGTGGAATAGATCAAAAGAAATGGGAACCCTCTGTGGAGGATATTGAAGGTGAATACTGGCGGATTATTGAACGACCAACAGATGAGGTTGAG GTATACTATGGGGCAGATTTAGAAACAGGAAAATTTGGAAGTGggtttcctaaggcatcatccATGGTAACTGGGAGTGACTCAGATCCATATGTGGTGTCAGGTTGGAATCTAAATAAACTGCCACGCCAACCAGGTTCTGTTCTTTGTTTCGAAGAAAGTGATATCTCTGGGGTTCTAGTGCCATGGCTCTATGTTGGAATGTGCTTCTCATCTTTTTGCTGG CATGTTGAGGACCACCATCTATATTCACTAAACTATCATCATTGGGGTGATCCAAAGATATGGTATGGAGTTCCTGGAAGTCATGCTTCATCTCTTGAAGATGCAATGAAAAAGCATTTACCTTACTTGTTTGAAGAACAACCTCATTTACTTCATGAACTG GttactcaactatctccttCAGTTCTAAAAGCTGAAGGTGTACCAGTATATCGTGCCGTTCAGCATTCTGGGGAGTTTGTTCTTACCTTTCCAAGGGCGTACCACTCTGGCTTTAACTGTGGCTTTAATTGCGCAGAGGCAGTAAATGTCGCTCCAGTTGATTGGTTAGCGCATGGACAACATGCAGTTGAGCTTTACAGCGAGCAGCGTCGCAAGACATCAATATCACATGATAAGCTTCTATTGGGATCAGCTCAGGAAGCTGTCAAAGCTCTTTGGGAGCTGTCAGTTTTGGGAAGGGAAACAACAGTAAGTTTGGGGTGGAAAAGTGTCTGCGGGAAGGATGGGATGCTCACACGGGCTGTTAAG AGAAGGGTGCAGATGGAGGAGGAGAGGGTAAAGTGCCTTCCAGCTCATGTGAAATTcctgaagatggaaaaagatttCGATTTGGAAAGTGAGAGAGAATGCTTCTGGTGCTATTATGATTTGCACTTATCTGCTACCAGCTGCAGGTGCTCCGCTGACCAATTTGCTTGTCTTAAACATGCAAATCTTTTATGTTCATGTGACGTAAAACACAGATATGTCCTTCTCCGATACACTGTGGATGAGTTAAACACACTAGTTGAAGCATTGGAGGGCAGTTTAGATGCTTTAAAAGTTTGGGCATCTGAAAATCCTGGAATGATTTCTGTCAACGAAAAAGGTGTGCCTGCAGATAAGCTGGATGCAAAAAGAGAGTCATTCAGACATGAGAAACAAAGTTTGTCATGTTCTCCTGTTGTACAAGACGTTATGGAAACTTCTGCTCCTATTTGTTCAAGTAGTAATGTTTTGTCAGAAGAAGTCCAGTCAGCTCTCCAAACTTCAAGTGCGTCTCATGTCACTATTGATAGCCATGTCAGCACCTCAAATAATGATCTGGTAAAGGGCGAAGAAGTAAAGGCGGGGAAACTAGGATGTCCCGATTTGAATCTTGATGTTGATTCTGCTGATCATGAAAGTGGAGTGCTGCATGTATCTGAAAGCTGTGATAACAAAGCTATCTCAAAGGAGATACCAATGTCAGTGTgcaagcaaaagaaaatttgcagTTCGAACTCAACAAAACAAATAGATATTATTGTGCTTGATTGCGATTTGAATTCATCTGAATCTCATGAAAGAAATAGAAACTTATCTTCATTTTCAGGAGTTGTTAGGCATGGCTGTTCAAATGGTGGAAAAAAGTTGTTTGGGGTTGATCTTTTGGTTCCAATAGAAAATTCAGTGGCATCATCAAACAAATTGTTGAGATCTGATGTCGTCAATATCTCAGATGTAAAGGTCGCTGATCAAAGCTACCTTGTAGGAAGGCTGGATTTTTCTGTTGTACCTTTAAATTTTGGATCTGTCATGTCTGGGAAGCCATGGTGCAATTCACAGGCTATATTCCCCAAAG GATTTAAAAGCCGCATTAAGTATTTCAGTGTGCATAATCCAGCAAAAGTTTGTAGCTATATCTCCGAAGTGCTGGATGCTGGGTTCCTTGGGCCTCTGTTTAAG GTTACTTTAGAAGAACATCCAAATGAGAGCTTCACAGCTGCCTCTGCAGAGAAGTGTTGGGAAATGGTGTTGCAGCAAGTAAATAAAGAAATTGTACGGCGTAAAAACTCATGGGAAAGAGATCTGCCCCCTTTGCAAGCCGTGCAGAGCATTAATGGACTTGAAATGTTTGGGTTTCTCTCACCGCCTATTATTGCG GCTATCGAGGCTCTTGATCCCGGCCACCTGAGCAGCCGGTACTGGCAAGACAGGATTGCTACATCATCCGGTTCAAGTGCAGTCAACCATCACCTATCTGATCGACTTTTCTCTGCAGTGCAAAAAGATGCAAAGCTTTTTGGTTTCCATTTGACCAAGGCAGGTCCGAATAATCCCGCTCTAAAAGATGAACATTTGGTGGGCGAGAATAAGCGGCTAGCACTGCAACAACTATTCAGGAAGGCAAATCCTGAAGAACTAAAGATAATGCATAAAATTTTCTGCAGTGAGGCACGAAGTGCTGAATGGAGAGCCGCGTACAGAACATTGACTGAAGAGATGGAGAAAAGGCGTAGGTAA
- the LOC120006716 gene encoding CASP-like protein 1B2: protein MDIENGRKPGVSSTKPETKGLLLMLRMVAFCATASATVVMALNKETKTVVVATIGNTPIKVTLTAKFQHTPAFVFFVIANGMASLHSLLMILVDLFGKSFDYKGLKLFMIAILDMMTVALVAGAANAAAFMAELGKNGNSHARWNKICDKFDEFCNHGGGAIIGSFVGILLLLIISAMSIIRPIKPASSVQHCSPAV, encoded by the exons ATGGATAttgaaaatggaagaaaacCTGGTGTTAGCTCAACAAAGCCGGAGACGAAGGGGCTACTTCTGATGCTGAGGATGGTGGCATTCTGCGCCACAGCGTCGGCCACCGTTGTGATGGCACTGAATAAGGAAACCAAAACCGTGGTGGTTGCTACCATTGGAAATACACCCATAAAAGTTACTCTCACTGCCAAGTTTCAGCACACCCCAGCATTTGT GTTCTTTGTCATAGCTAATGGAATGGCCAGTCTCCATAGCTTGCTAATGATACTCGTGGACTTATTCGGGAAGTCTTTTGATTACAAGGGTCTGAAGCTTTTCATGATTGCTATTTTAGACATG ATGACAGTGGCACTGGTAGCTGGAGCAGCAAATGCTGCTGCATTCATGGCAGAGCTAGGGAAGAACGGTAATTCACATGCCAGGTGGAACAAGATCTGTGACAAATTCGATGAATTTTGCAACCATGGAGGCGGTGCCATCATCGGTTCATTTGTTGGGATTTTGCTTCTGCTGATCATCAGTGCAATGTCCATTATTAGACCCATAAAACCAGCATCCAGTGTACAACACTGCAGTCCTGCAGTCTAG